The DNA region AAATGGAGGCAGCTTCCAGGCCCAGTAAACTTCCTGGAAACAACGCGATAAAGCCTGTGACGGTAATCGATAGGAACCCCAACACAGGAACGGACTGCAGAATATCCAGCAGGGGAATCAATACCTGTTCGGCACGGCGACTATTGGCGGCAATATAGCCGTAAATCAGCGTGAACAGGGTGGAGAAAAATAGGGCGATGAACATCCGCAGGGTCGATCGCCCCGCATAGTAGGGCAGATTTGCGGGATCTAAGCTAATACTGGGTAGATCATGGGGAGGTTGGAAGCTAACGAGAGCACCAGCCCCAACGCGGGCAATTAAGGCCAGCAGTACCAAAGTGCCGAGAATCACAGCAATGTCTGCCAGACCAAAAGGAAACCGCTTTAGTGCTTCTGGAGAAGGAAAGGTTTTTTGCAGCATAACGATTTGCTTTACCGTTGTCTCACGGAGTCTCCCTGAGAACTCTGTTTGAACCTACAGGCTGAAGGTTAAGGCCTGGTAAATTGAATCAGGAAACAGGCAGCTTCAAAATATTCAGGCTGAGTGTAGTTAAAGATAAAAAGAGAATAAATCCGAACGTGTCCAGGGCTGTTGTCACCAGGGGACCACTCACCAGGGCAGGATCCAGTTTGAGTCGCTTCATCGCCATCGGTAATAGAGCGCCCAGAGTAACGGCGACCAGGCTGTTTGTCGCCATCACCAGACCAGCCACCACGGCCACCCACCGCTCCTCCGGCTTGGTCCAGATCAGGGCCAGGATGACCATCGTTAGCCCCAGAGCCAGGGCAATGCCTAACCCTGCTAACAGTTCCCTAGCCAGAATCTTGAACGTGTCCTGGGGAGATACTTCCCCAACCCCCAGCGATCGTACGGTGACGGTCAAAGCCTGGATGCCTACCGTTCCTCCTGTATTTGAAAACAGAGGCATGATCACGGCCAGCACGGGCACCATCGCGATCGTGCTTTGAAAGGGAGCAATTGCACTGGAAGCTCCAATATACAGAGCCATAATTCCGACTAACCAGGGCAGGCGATTGCGGATCTTTTGCAAGGGATGGGAAAGGGACGATTCATCCCCGCTGGTAACCCCAGCCATTTTCTGAATGTCTTCGGTGGCTTCTTCTTCCAACACATCCACCATGTCATCAATGGTGATGATGCCGACCAAGCGTTCTTCTCGATCGACCACAGGCAAGGCCAGCAGGTCGTAGCGCTTCATTAATTGGGCTGCTGCTTCCTGGGGCGTTTCCGTATGGACTTTGATCACGCGATCGCTGGCAATATCTCCAATCAGAGCATTGGGCAGGGAAAACAGCAGTTGGCGTAGGGAAACCACCTGTACCAGTTTGCGATTATTGTCCGTGACATAGGCGTAGTAGACGGTTTCCTTGTCCTGGTCATTTAAGCGAATTTTGCTGAGTGCTTCTGCCACCGTCAGCCCCTGCCGTAGCCGCACATACTCGGTGGTCATTAAGCGGCCTGTGGTGCCTTCGGCGTAGCCCAGAATGGTTGCCGTAGCCTGCCGTTCTGCAGGGCTTAGATCTTGAATTAATCGTCGCACTACCCCAGCCGGCAGTTCATCAAACAATTCGGCCCGATCGTCTGGTCGCATCGCCTCGACAATATGGCTGATGTGAGCGTCGTGCAAGGAACCAATCAACTCTTCCCGCACTTCGGGAGGTAAGTACTCAAAAACATCCGTTGCCTGATCTTTCTTCAGCAACCGGAATGCGATCGCTCGCCGTTCTGGCGGCAAATCTACAATAAAGTCGCCCACATCGATAGCAGGCATTTGATTTAGCTCAATCTTCAGCCGATTCCAGTCGGAAATTTCCGACAGAGAAGCACGTCCTTCCTGGGTTAGCATGATTTTCTCCTCAATCTCCCCCGCGCTGAGAGATTGAAGCTCACCAGGTCAGGGGAGGATTCTACTGTCTGGGAATGGACTGGTGTCCATGGAAATTGCAGAATTCAACATCGTCGTTCTTGGTGAACGGCGCTGACATTATCCTAACCCCCAGACAACCGGAATTACAAGGATCTTGCAAAAGAGATGACCAATGCCTTCAGGATTAGAATTGCAATAGGCTGACAGCAATTCTCAGTTGAGTCGCTTACACGCTCATGCTCCCTAAATCCCAATTCTGTCCCCTCATCCCCAATTCCCAATCCCCGCTCCCTAATCCCCACCCCCTATGGAACCCCTGGAACCCTTTACCGACAACTGGACGTATCTCCGAACTGAATTGAATTGGTTAGACCGGGTACTGGGAACAGCGGTCGCACGGCAGCGCAAAGAAGTAAAAGAGGTGGAGCGAGTAGCCCGATCGCGCGCCGATCAAGCCACCAGTCACTGGTGGAAAGGCCTGATTTCCATAGAAGGTGAGGTGGCCGGAGATTCTCCTGCTGATACGGCCCGTCGTCGCAGTACCGTCAAGCTCAGCTACCAGCAGCAGATGGAAAGCCGGATTCAGGCCACGACCCAGAAAGGTATTACGTTGGGATTGCCTGCTCTGTGTCAGCGACTGCAACTAACAACCTTTGAGAAAAATCTGGTATTGATGGCCCTGGCTCCAGAAATCAGCCGCCGCTACGGACGCATTTACAACTACCTGCAAGATACCGAGCAAGCGGGAGGGCTGCCCACCTTTGATCTGATTCTGCGTCTGCTTTGTCGCAATGATGCAGAATGGCGATCGGCCCGACTTTCCCTATCTGCCACATCCCCCTTAATTCGGTACGGGGTAGTCGTTCTGCCTTCTTTATCCAGCGAACCGTTCCTGTCGCTGCCGATCAAGCTGGCGAATCCGATCGTGGAATATTTGCTGGCAAATCAGGTGCAACCCGACCAACTAGAATCCTTATTGCAGCCTGCACTGAAGCCTGATTCCGATCAGAGCCTCCAGCAAAGTACAGACCTGTTAAGCTGGCGACCCGAGCAAACATTGGTTCGGGCAAACGAGGGTCAACCTGCCGCCCTTCTGCAATCCCTGATTGTTCCCGACACCGTCGATCGCTGGTCAACTCTGGTACTTCCCAACTCCTTATTACAAGCTCTGCGGCATTTATGCGATCGGATCCAGTACGGCAACGAGATCGATAACAACTGGGGCTTTCAGCCGACGGCTTTATCCCCTGGTTCCGTAGTGTTATTTTCTGGAGCGAAGGGTACAGGCAAGACAATGGCCGCCCATGCGATCGCTCAGATCCTACAAACTCCCCTTACCTGGATTGATCTGGCTTTGATTAAGGCGGTAGATGGCGATCGCGTCCTTCAGGAAATTGCCACTCAAGCCCCTAAAGTACTTCTCATCGAATCGGCCCACATCTGGTTTGGCCGTTCTGCTCTCTTTCCGGCTGAGGTGCTCCAACAGTTTTTATACAACCGCCAGCAACAGTACAGCTTAACCCTGCTGACCCTAACCCAAGGAACAGCGGTGAAACCCAAATGGAAAAACCAATTCACCCAAATCCTCGACTTTCCCATTCCCGATGAATCCGCTCGCCTCCAACTCTGGCAGCAAGCCTTTCCGTCCCCGGTGCCGTTGGGAAAAAGCATCCGCTGGGATAAATTAGCGCAAATCGTTCTGACGGGGGGTGAGATTCAAGCGATCGCCCGGGATGCCGCAATTATCGCCAGAGCCAGATCTCCCAGGCCGAAAGTGACGATGAAGCACCTCATTCGGGCGTTGGAGATGCGGGGCATAGACTACGGGGGATGCAATCACTAATCAAGCGGACTTGATAGTATTCCTTCACGGCAGTCGATCGCCAAGGCGACTGATAACTGGCAGGCGAACAGATTTGCGTTGCCACAAGCGCACCATCAGCCAGAGATTGGTTAGAAAATAGCCGGAGGTGATAAAACTGCTGGTCAATAGGAGTGGCAGGGAAAGGGAATCAGCGGTTTCTGCACCAACTCCCAGCAAAATGTAAAAAAACAACCAGCCCAGGGTCAGGGTGACGACGACTCGGCTGAGGTCTTCTTGCTGCCTGGTACCCCGGTGGTAATACAACGTCCATAGCGCTGGAAAGAAGCCCACCACTGGCACCAGATACAGAAACAGTTGCAGCCGCTTGATTTCTTGATTTTCAAGGGGTTCTAACTCACCCATTGGCCCACTCCGCGATCGCTCAGTTTCTCAATCCTAAACAATTTGGGAGGTCGTGATGAGCTAATCTGGTCTGTGGAGATGTTGAAGAAATTAGGAGTCAACCTTGGAACGCACATTTTTGGCCATCAAGCCGGATGGAGTACAACGCAAGCTAGTCGGTGAAATCATCCGCCGTTTTGAAGCAAAAGGTTTTACCCTGGTTGGCTTAAAGCTGATGAGCGTGAGCCGAGAACTGGCAGAAACTCACTACGGAGTGCATAAGGAAAAGCCTTTCTTTCCGGGACTGGTGGAGTTCATTACCTCAGGCCCAGTAGTGGCAATGGTATGGGAAGGCAAGGGGGTAATTGCCTCTGCACGTAAGATTATCGGAGCCACCAATCCTTTAAATGCGGAACCCGGTACCCTGCGAGGCGACTTTGGGGTAGATGTAGGCCGCAACATTATTCACGGCTCGGATGCACCCGAAACGGCTGAACAGGAAATTAAGCTGTGGTTTAAGGATGCCGAACTGGTGAGTTGGGAACCCAGCCTTACGTCCTGGATCTACGAATAATCTCTAGTCATAGAAATCGGAGTTTTGCCTGGTGATTCCGGTATTGCAGGAGAATTTATCTAAAAACTCCGACTTCTTGGTCTTGAGGGTTGCATTAAAAAGTCGGAGTTTTACGGTTAGTTTCCTGATGCATGAAAGGAACCGGGCGAAACTCCGACTTTTGGTTAAAAGTTAGACGATCGCCCTATTTCTTCGTTTCGACCACTTCTTCTACATCCAGGATGGTTTCTGTTGCCGGGGGACTGGCTTCAGTCGGTATGGATACGGATGATTCGTCAGGTTGATTTCTTTTCGAGAAGCCCCAAATGAAGATCAGGGCGATCGCAGAAACCATCACCCATTCCGGGGGGACGAGGGAATCATTGATCACCCGTAACAAGAGCCGGATTCCCACAAATGCGACAGTAATAAAACCAGCGTCTTCCAGGTGGGTAAATTCTTCCAGCCAGCGAATAAATAATCCCGCCATAAACCGCAGCGTAATGATCCCAATGGTCGCTCCCAGGAGAATAATCCAGGTTTCCTGGGAGACGGCGATCGCGGTTGTCACGCTATCCAGAGAAAAGGCCAGGTCGGTGACGGCAATCATGGGAATGGCCTGCCAGACGGAAGTAAACCGGGGAGCGTGATGGGGGTGCTCTCCGTCATTTTTTTCTGGTTCAGAGGTAAAGTACTGAAATACCAGCCACAGCAGGTAGAGTGCGCCTGCCAGTTCAAATTGCCAGAACCGAACAACCCAGGTAGCCGACAAAATTAAGATCATCCGCAACACATAGGCCAGCACAATCCCAATATTGAGTGCCCGCTGCTGCAGGTTTAAATCATGCAATCCTTGGGAGAGGGCCGCCAGGGCGATCGCATTATCAGCCGACAACACGGCTTCCAGGGCAATCAGCACAGGCAGCAGCAGCAGCGTATCGACCCCAAAATTAGGAGAATATTCCAGCAATTGATCCAGCATCTAGTATTTCAACGCTAAATGGTTAAACAGCGATTAAACCAAGTCCAGCTAGAAAACTGGAGTTTCCCTGGTAGAGAAACATGATTCTGGACTTAGACGAGGTTTATTAATCTGAGTGACAGGTATAGATAACGATTATGACATTTCCCCAGGTGTCCCCTGACCTCTCTCTACGAATCGCAAAATATGGCCGTCATGTTGCATCTTGTAACAATTTATTCCCCAAACAGCCACTTTAGCGGACATTAAGGAACGATAGATGTCTATTCACCACCTTTAAAAGGAGTCTTGAAACTATGGCTTTATCAGATTCCCAAGTGTACTGGGCACTGGTTGTTGCTTTGATTCCCGGCATCCTCGCCTTCCGTCTAGCATCAGAGCTTTACAAATAAAATCTCCTAAGCTCGTATAATGATTAGCCTGTTTTGCCACTTTGGTTCTACAATGGCGCGGTAACCTTTCCCCTCCGGGTATCAGGTTTTGCCAGTGATAGCCTAAGCCAGCAAAACAGGCTTCCATCGTTTAAAGTAGCTACTCTTCACCTCTATGTACGCACTTAAGCCATCCAAACAGACTTCCATCCAGCCCGGTCGAGGCCGCCGCATGGCTCCCAGAGCCAAGGCTCATAAACGTCCCAAGCCTTATCAAGCGATCGTTTATGAGACAACGGCGAAACTGGCTGTCAATGTGGTGCTGTCGCTGGCGGCAGTGGTAACGCTGGCCCATCTACTCCCCTATCGATCGGCTCAAGAGGTGAAGTTGCAAGAGCTACATGCAGCGGTGAAGACCACAGGCGATCGGGTGCAGCGGGTTCAATCTAAGTTCAGTTACTACTTTGATCCCAGTCAGGCCAGGGAAAGTATGCAAGAGCTAACCGATCGCATTGATCCCTCGCGAAGACAAATTATCTGGAAAGAACCAGGCAGTAAACTTGCACCAACACAACCCCCTGAAGCTGCTGCCGAACCTGATCAATAGGGGAAATGGGACGAAGGGGAAATGGGACGAGATGCGTGGCGCAAGCAGCTTTTTAGTTACACTACTCAGCATTAAAAGGGTTCAGCAGGGAGTCCAGCCAGCTTTGTACTTGAAAGCGCAGCCGATAAGCTGGGTCTGTTGATGAGCCAGTTAAGGGTAACCGTTCTAAGGCACGGTGGTAATCTGCTACAGCACAGTTCCAATCTCCAGTCAGATGGTTGAGGCGACCCCGCTCAGCATAAATATGGCCTTCCAGAGCAGCAGGGATTCCCACCATATCAGTTGAATTCAATAACTGGCTGACTTGAAGCGCTAAATCAAAGGATTCCAGGGCACGATCGTACAGATCCAACTCTCGGAAGGTAATCCCCTGATTCAAACGAGCACGAATATCGGTTGGATCTAAGTTAATGGCGGTTTCGTAGTCGGCGATCGCGGCCTCTAAATCTCCCAAACTGGCCCAGCAATTTGCCCGGTTATTGTAGACTTTGCCCAATCTGGGGTTAAGCTGAATCGCTGTATTGTAATCTTCCAGAGCCAGGTCAGAGCGTCCTTGTTGGAACTGCAATAAGCCCCGATTGTTGTAATTACTGGCGCTATCGGGGTTGTAATGAATCAGGAATGTAAACAGGTCGATGGCTTCTTCCAGATGCCCTTGTTGCGCTTTGTCGATTGCTCGTTGTCGCAGCAATGCCTCTCGATCGGATGGACTCAAATAAATGGGAGCCTGATCTAGAGCTTTATCTGAGGTTGGAGAAGATTTTCCAGTACTGGGCAACTCCTCATCCTGGGGAAGCCAAACCGGGTGTTCTTGATCAGAACACGGGGTAGCAAAAGGTACCGTCTGGCGACGAACGAGTTTGGAATTGTTCGAGTGGTCTGGAAACTTACGAAGATTCATGCCATTCTCGCATTGAGTATGAGTTAACTGTATGGAGTCGTAATTAGAAAAGGATTATTTCCTGTGTCACTTAGTGACGTGTCTAACGATTAGACTCCCGGACCAGTGCAATGGATCATCCCAGAGGGACATTTAAGACTGGCTGGCGGTGCAGTTTTAAGGAACATCTTCTGCTTCAGGGTGTTAAGTGTGACTCAACACACCTTGATAGAGGTCTGAGATTATCTCATCCACCTTAAAAACCCCTCCCCTAGCCCCTCCCCGATACAGAGAGGGGAACTCTTCAAAGCCTCCTTCCCTTGTAGGGAGGGGGATTGGGGGTTAGGTCTGAGATTATCTCAGCCAACTACCCACACTTTGGGTTTGCAAAATAGGCCGATTAAACCTGCACCTGGATCGATCTACACACCCTGACGAAAGAATTCCTGAAAGTTTGTTGAATATCCAGTAATGGCGACCAGAGCTACTCTTCAAGAATTTGTAAGCGCACTCTGCGATCGCTCATGTCATCCAGGGGTGTTTCAATGACCTCGTTGGATAGGTTTCCTAAACAACTCAGCAGAGTTCTTAAATGCGGGGTACTTTCACCGCTGTCTAGATAAACCCGCTCAGATAAACTATTTAATCGTTTCCAGGTGAGGAATAGTTTGATCGTTAATTGCTCTAGTTGGGCCGCATGGTTGACCAGATCAGCCGTTGAACTGAGGCAGCCAATTCGCAAAGCTTCTTCTAAAGCCAATTCCAGGTTGAGGGAACCATTGGATAATGCCTGCACTCTAGACGCTGCTTCCAGATATTTCGCCAGATAACGGGCCTCTGCAGTCACCTGTTTGACTGTATCCACATCAGGACTTTCCGCCACCGCTTCCCGCAAGGTTGTCTGGTGGGATTCTGGGAGTTTTTGCATTTCCTTCACTAGAGGAGCCAGATAGCGCGTTGGTAAACTATGATCTGCGGCTTTTTGGCGTACGGGTTCTGGGAGTAAATCAGAAGTCATGGCGGTCCACTCTTCCGAGAGTTGTCGAACTTCCCGCCGAGTAATGCGATCGCCTTTACGGGCCGCATCGCTAACCAATTGTTGTACCTCTGGAGCAGACTGGGCGGTTTCCACAAAAGCCCGCTTGCTGAACTGGTTAACATCTTCTGGTTCCAGATAACCTCCTTCCACCAGCGTGTCGGCACTATTGGCTAATTCAATTAAAGAATAGGCTTGACTTTTGCTGATCTCTCGCTCAGTTAACCAGTTGAGAAATCCAGTTCCCCGACCATCCCCACTGCGTTTTTCGCGATCGCGCACTGTTCGCAGAATTCGTCCCCGCCAGATATCCGTTTGTAGATCGAAGCGATCGCAAACCTGCCATGCTTGCTCGATTTGCTGCTGAAACTCGATTTCTGGAATGCGATCGTCTTCTGGGTCAGGCAGTTGAAAGTGAAGTTCTACCAGCCCATCGGAATGTGGGGCCAGCCGACGCATGGGGACAACATTGGACGCATTAGCTTGAACCATGAGTTTCCTTCAGACAAATAGCCGGATTATTATTGCACGCCGATTGTCCATGCAACAGTAAAAGAATGCTAATCATTGTGATTTTTTGATGAGACGCTGCGAGCTTTGGGCCATCCCATATCTCGACATTGTTCTCTTCATTCAGGAAGAGAAATCAGTAAGTCCAGATATTTCTAGAGTTGAAATAGACTCCTGTCTTCCGATAGGTACGGGTTT from Leptodesmis sichuanensis A121 includes:
- a CDS encoding tetratricopeptide repeat protein — translated: MNLRKFPDHSNNSKLVRRQTVPFATPCSDQEHPVWLPQDEELPSTGKSSPTSDKALDQAPIYLSPSDREALLRQRAIDKAQQGHLEEAIDLFTFLIHYNPDSASNYNNRGLLQFQQGRSDLALEDYNTAIQLNPRLGKVYNNRANCWASLGDLEAAIADYETAINLDPTDIRARLNQGITFRELDLYDRALESFDLALQVSQLLNSTDMVGIPAALEGHIYAERGRLNHLTGDWNCAVADYHRALERLPLTGSSTDPAYRLRFQVQSWLDSLLNPFNAE
- the psaM gene encoding photosystem I reaction center subunit XII translates to MALSDSQVYWALVVALIPGILAFRLASELYK
- the ndk gene encoding nucleoside-diphosphate kinase, whose translation is MERTFLAIKPDGVQRKLVGEIIRRFEAKGFTLVGLKLMSVSRELAETHYGVHKEKPFFPGLVEFITSGPVVAMVWEGKGVIASARKIIGATNPLNAEPGTLRGDFGVDVGRNIIHGSDAPETAEQEIKLWFKDAELVSWEPSLTSWIYE
- a CDS encoding slr1601 family putative cell division protein, with amino-acid sequence MYALKPSKQTSIQPGRGRRMAPRAKAHKRPKPYQAIVYETTAKLAVNVVLSLAAVVTLAHLLPYRSAQEVKLQELHAAVKTTGDRVQRVQSKFSYYFDPSQARESMQELTDRIDPSRRQIIWKEPGSKLAPTQPPEAAAEPDQ
- a CDS encoding TerC family protein — encoded protein: MLDQLLEYSPNFGVDTLLLLPVLIALEAVLSADNAIALAALSQGLHDLNLQQRALNIGIVLAYVLRMILILSATWVVRFWQFELAGALYLLWLVFQYFTSEPEKNDGEHPHHAPRFTSVWQAIPMIAVTDLAFSLDSVTTAIAVSQETWIILLGATIGIITLRFMAGLFIRWLEEFTHLEDAGFITVAFVGIRLLLRVINDSLVPPEWVMVSAIALIFIWGFSKRNQPDESSVSIPTEASPPATETILDVEEVVETKK
- a CDS encoding AAA family ATPase is translated as MEPLEPFTDNWTYLRTELNWLDRVLGTAVARQRKEVKEVERVARSRADQATSHWWKGLISIEGEVAGDSPADTARRRSTVKLSYQQQMESRIQATTQKGITLGLPALCQRLQLTTFEKNLVLMALAPEISRRYGRIYNYLQDTEQAGGLPTFDLILRLLCRNDAEWRSARLSLSATSPLIRYGVVVLPSLSSEPFLSLPIKLANPIVEYLLANQVQPDQLESLLQPALKPDSDQSLQQSTDLLSWRPEQTLVRANEGQPAALLQSLIVPDTVDRWSTLVLPNSLLQALRHLCDRIQYGNEIDNNWGFQPTALSPGSVVLFSGAKGTGKTMAAHAIAQILQTPLTWIDLALIKAVDGDRVLQEIATQAPKVLLIESAHIWFGRSALFPAEVLQQFLYNRQQQYSLTLLTLTQGTAVKPKWKNQFTQILDFPIPDESARLQLWQQAFPSPVPLGKSIRWDKLAQIVLTGGEIQAIARDAAIIARARSPRPKVTMKHLIRALEMRGIDYGGCNH
- the mgtE gene encoding magnesium transporter, encoding MLTQEGRASLSEISDWNRLKIELNQMPAIDVGDFIVDLPPERRAIAFRLLKKDQATDVFEYLPPEVREELIGSLHDAHISHIVEAMRPDDRAELFDELPAGVVRRLIQDLSPAERQATATILGYAEGTTGRLMTTEYVRLRQGLTVAEALSKIRLNDQDKETVYYAYVTDNNRKLVQVVSLRQLLFSLPNALIGDIASDRVIKVHTETPQEAAAQLMKRYDLLALPVVDREERLVGIITIDDMVDVLEEEATEDIQKMAGVTSGDESSLSHPLQKIRNRLPWLVGIMALYIGASSAIAPFQSTIAMVPVLAVIMPLFSNTGGTVGIQALTVTVRSLGVGEVSPQDTFKILARELLAGLGIALALGLTMVILALIWTKPEERWVAVVAGLVMATNSLVAVTLGALLPMAMKRLKLDPALVSGPLVTTALDTFGFILFLSLTTLSLNILKLPVS